The following proteins are co-located in the Maridesulfovibrio sp. genome:
- a CDS encoding sulfite exporter TauE/SafE family protein, which yields MFDSPHTLVFLLWLIGGFVSGVSGIGGAMVAVPAAAVFIPMQELVPLACLLNVIMDGSIAAMHFRHCRWSALKPLLVGSVPGAFAGLYILTFVSSSILQGAVGALLIYYVYWQLTFKVEKTHPESWSRGSAAGFGASLLGTAISFDGPPIGAYGLYVGWQPRVFLGTLGVFFVIRATFTCVLQAGAGLITPAVIDYAIYGAPATLIGTLLSFPVTKHINQDLFRKVLMTVIALAGVVCLFRSFL from the coding sequence ATGTTTGATTCACCCCATACCCTTGTATTCCTGCTCTGGCTGATCGGCGGATTTGTATCCGGGGTCAGCGGTATCGGCGGGGCCATGGTCGCTGTTCCGGCAGCGGCCGTGTTTATTCCCATGCAGGAACTGGTGCCGCTTGCCTGCCTGCTGAACGTAATCATGGACGGCTCCATCGCGGCCATGCATTTCCGCCATTGCCGCTGGTCCGCACTCAAACCGCTATTGGTCGGTTCCGTACCCGGAGCCTTTGCCGGACTGTACATCCTGACCTTTGTATCCAGCTCCATCCTGCAGGGAGCCGTTGGTGCGCTGCTCATCTACTATGTGTACTGGCAACTCACCTTCAAGGTCGAAAAAACTCACCCGGAATCATGGTCGCGGGGCAGTGCCGCCGGATTCGGTGCCAGTCTGCTCGGCACCGCCATATCCTTTGACGGACCGCCCATCGGAGCTTACGGACTCTACGTTGGATGGCAGCCGCGGGTATTCCTCGGCACCCTCGGCGTCTTCTTCGTAATCCGTGCCACCTTCACTTGCGTACTCCAAGCCGGAGCCGGGCTGATTACCCCCGCTGTAATTGATTACGCCATCTACGGAGCTCCGGCCACACTCATCGGAACCCTGCTTTCCTTCCCGGTCACCAAGCACATCAATCAGGACCTGTTCCGCAAAGTGCTCATGACTGTGATTGCTTTAGCCGGGGTCGTCTGTTTATTTCGATCTTTTCTGTAG
- a CDS encoding DUF4125 family protein, with protein MAENKRTQLIEQIIKLELDMFLAVNNRGGTSLCQERPESFRIMRNMTHSVLPDEYLESYLADLEQAATDKRNLMTEKYALMEGLIPVQNNSPAITEIVSMESEWRKEVAAQFPRSVHPDGHQSFCIYLGSELQTYSPKTLDIYLAYAQSVQEKHGNLVRERYEILMRMLGYESLTHCEESIAKPAK; from the coding sequence ATGGCCGAAAATAAACGGACCCAACTCATTGAGCAGATCATCAAACTGGAACTGGATATGTTCCTTGCTGTTAATAACCGCGGCGGCACCTCACTTTGTCAGGAGCGTCCCGAATCCTTCCGCATCATGCGCAACATGACCCACTCTGTCCTCCCGGACGAGTATCTTGAATCATATCTCGCGGACCTTGAGCAGGCCGCCACGGACAAGCGCAACCTCATGACTGAAAAATATGCGCTCATGGAAGGCCTTATCCCGGTGCAGAACAATTCCCCGGCAATTACCGAAATCGTATCCATGGAAAGCGAGTGGCGCAAAGAAGTTGCCGCCCAGTTCCCACGCTCGGTACACCCTGACGGTCACCAGTCCTTCTGCATTTATCTCGGCAGCGAACTGCAGACCTATTCACCCAAAACCTTGGACATCTATCTTGCTTACGCACAGTCCGTGCAAGAAAAACACGGCAACCTCGTACGCGAAAGATACGAAATCCTTATGCGCATGCTGGGTTACGAATCCCTCACCCACTGCGAAGAATCCATAGCCAAACCCGCAAAGTAA
- a CDS encoding APC family permease encodes MSQEKLELEKSMSPAQVWALALGSIVGWGCFVLPGDMFLPQAGIMGTLIGFGVGAFLICFVAVCYSYMIKYAPVAGGAFAYAYVGFGPTAAFVCGWALVLGYIAIIGIDVAALALIFRFLFPGVFEFGPLYSIAGWQVYTGEVILMTAATLLFGWMNYRGNSFAGKFQVMLTFLLTIGIVSLFTGSASLETAEVGNLLPLFAEHRSMISCVLIIFAISPFLFAGFDTVPQAAEEFTFEPSRARNIMIIAILCGLVLYALVTLAVGIAIPVPEMLAKMDAMRAAGGTAWATGEVAAMAFGKLGAVVLACAVMGAVCTGINGFYIATSRLLLSMARAGIMPSWFGDIHPKYRTPYKAILFTIAIVLLTPFAGRSVIVWIVDMSSVGTGIGYLFSCLAARRVILGSTDVDQRSLKMFCCGMGTLASVFCIVLLLIPGSPAYISEASRWCMVVWVAMGVFFYFSNRSAWAELPEDQLRRNVLGSDDIPVFYKGAAQGQPQTVSE; translated from the coding sequence ATGTCACAAGAAAAACTGGAATTAGAAAAATCAATGTCGCCCGCTCAGGTCTGGGCACTGGCGCTGGGGTCAATCGTAGGTTGGGGTTGTTTTGTTCTCCCCGGTGATATGTTTCTTCCGCAGGCCGGTATCATGGGGACCCTGATCGGCTTCGGTGTCGGCGCATTTCTTATTTGTTTCGTAGCTGTCTGCTACAGCTACATGATTAAGTACGCCCCTGTTGCTGGCGGCGCGTTTGCATATGCTTATGTCGGCTTTGGGCCGACTGCGGCTTTTGTCTGCGGGTGGGCACTCGTGCTCGGGTACATAGCTATCATCGGCATCGACGTTGCCGCTCTGGCATTGATTTTCCGTTTCCTATTCCCGGGTGTTTTTGAGTTCGGTCCATTGTATTCAATTGCAGGATGGCAGGTTTATACCGGTGAGGTAATCCTGATGACTGCCGCAACACTGCTCTTCGGTTGGATGAACTACCGTGGTAACAGCTTTGCAGGTAAATTTCAGGTCATGCTGACCTTCCTGCTGACCATCGGTATTGTTTCCCTGTTCACCGGTTCCGCTTCCCTTGAAACTGCTGAAGTAGGAAACCTGCTTCCGCTTTTCGCCGAGCACCGCTCCATGATTTCCTGCGTGCTGATCATTTTTGCTATCTCCCCCTTTCTTTTCGCCGGATTTGATACTGTTCCGCAGGCTGCAGAGGAATTCACTTTCGAGCCTTCCCGCGCACGCAACATCATGATCATCGCCATTCTCTGCGGTCTTGTTCTTTATGCTCTGGTTACCCTTGCAGTAGGTATTGCCATCCCGGTTCCTGAAATGCTGGCTAAAATGGATGCCATGCGCGCTGCCGGCGGTACTGCATGGGCTACTGGTGAAGTTGCAGCCATGGCTTTCGGTAAGCTTGGTGCTGTTGTCTTGGCCTGTGCCGTTATGGGTGCTGTCTGCACCGGTATTAATGGTTTTTACATTGCTACTTCCCGTCTGCTGCTTAGTATGGCCCGTGCCGGAATCATGCCTTCATGGTTCGGCGATATCCATCCCAAGTACCGCACACCCTACAAAGCAATCCTGTTCACCATCGCCATTGTCCTGCTCACTCCTTTTGCCGGACGTTCCGTTATTGTCTGGATTGTTGATATGAGTTCTGTTGGTACCGGTATCGGTTACCTGTTCTCCTGCCTTGCTGCACGTCGTGTAATCCTCGGTTCTACCGATGTTGACCAGCGTTCTCTGAAGATGTTCTGCTGCGGCATGGGAACCCTTGCTTCAGTTTTCTGCATCGTATTGCTGCTTATTCCCGGTTCCCCGGCTTACATCAGTGAAGCTTCCCGTTGGTGCATGGTTGTATGGGTGGCAATGGGTGTGTTCTTCTACTTCTCCAACAGGAGCGCTTGGGCTGAGCTTCCCGAAGATCAGCTGCGTAGAAACGTTTTGGGCAGCGATGATATTCCTGTCTTTTACAAAGGCGCAGCTCAGGGCCAGCCCCAGACCGTTTCTGAATAA
- a CDS encoding PPC domain-containing DNA-binding protein: MEPLAVRFSPGQDLLLELERIAQEKKIEAACVLTCVGSLTKAVLRFANQGESTELSGYFEIVSLTGVLSHYGSHFHIAISDGEGKTIGAHLMEGSRVYTTAEIVLAVFPEYSFLRSFDPQTGYPELEIKSQTGK, translated from the coding sequence ATGGAACCATTGGCGGTTAGATTCAGTCCGGGGCAGGACCTCCTGCTTGAACTGGAACGTATTGCGCAGGAAAAGAAAATTGAAGCCGCATGTGTGCTTACCTGTGTGGGCAGTCTGACCAAGGCCGTCCTGCGTTTTGCCAATCAGGGCGAAAGCACGGAGCTAAGCGGGTATTTTGAGATAGTATCCCTGACCGGGGTGCTCTCACACTACGGCTCGCATTTTCATATCGCCATATCCGACGGGGAAGGCAAAACCATCGGTGCGCATCTGATGGAGGGGAGCAGGGTCTACACTACTGCTGAAATAGTGCTGGCTGTCTTTCCGGAATATTCCTTTCTGAGAAGTTTCGACCCCCAGACCGGTTATCCGGAACTGGAAATCAAATCACAAACCGGTAAATAA
- a CDS encoding ECF transporter S component: protein MGVSEQIKKDFTTFTWVLIAVAIVINIAVGQLVSLLKLPIFLDSIGTVMVGVLAGPWAGGLAGLITNLIWGVISSPVAAAFAPVAMVIGIAAGVCARMGMFKTWWTSIIAGLIITVFNSVVAVPIRLYMFGGITGSGADFAMAYLLALGRDLFGSVVVTVFTTNVIDKVATAVLVWGIVKSLPARTAARFPALAKA from the coding sequence ATGGGTGTTAGCGAGCAGATTAAAAAGGATTTTACAACATTTACATGGGTTCTGATTGCCGTGGCAATCGTCATCAATATTGCCGTTGGTCAGCTTGTCTCTTTGCTTAAGCTGCCAATTTTTCTTGATTCCATAGGAACAGTAATGGTGGGTGTACTTGCCGGACCATGGGCAGGTGGACTTGCCGGACTTATCACCAACCTGATCTGGGGCGTTATTTCTTCCCCCGTTGCCGCAGCTTTTGCCCCGGTAGCAATGGTAATCGGTATTGCCGCCGGTGTCTGTGCCCGTATGGGTATGTTTAAAACATGGTGGACCTCCATTATCGCTGGTCTGATCATTACCGTATTCAACTCTGTTGTTGCCGTGCCTATCCGCCTGTACATGTTCGGCGGTATTACCGGAAGCGGTGCTGACTTTGCCATGGCATATCTGTTGGCATTGGGCCGTGATCTTTTCGGTTCCGTTGTTGTGACCGTGTTCACCACTAATGTTATCGACAAGGTTGCCACAGCCGTGCTGGTCTGGGGTATTGTGAAGAGCCTTCCCGCAAGAACAGCTGCACGTTTTCCTGCGCTGGCAAAGGCATAA
- a CDS encoding energy-coupling factor transporter transmembrane component T, translated as MSNESTSLFNEGESCIHSVHPLSKLTFVLLTGVAVYCAPGGPWPDAVLLLLNAVLALMAGVAGRVWKFVWRTLLPIALFMITIHGLLYPGNSSVLVSYYGISLYTEGLAFAATILLQLVTVLTASLIFVFSTDPADLITSLIQSGLPSSLAYVCGSPLLMLSAMRARVKTIQDAQRARGLDSEGSFLNRARSIAPLISPLILGAFAEIEQRAIGLELRGFSSKGVRTSIRVVADSPAQRIGRCLMLLLCVLLLIYKTVLYSYVTY; from the coding sequence TTGTCGAATGAAAGTACTTCCCTTTTTAATGAGGGAGAATCCTGTATCCATTCCGTCCACCCCCTGAGCAAGCTTACATTCGTACTGCTCACGGGGGTGGCGGTTTATTGTGCTCCGGGCGGACCTTGGCCGGATGCGGTGTTGCTGCTTTTAAATGCGGTACTGGCATTAATGGCCGGGGTTGCGGGACGGGTCTGGAAGTTCGTCTGGCGTACCCTGCTGCCCATTGCCCTGTTCATGATTACGATTCACGGGCTGCTTTATCCCGGTAACAGCAGTGTCTTGGTTTCATATTATGGGATTTCACTTTATACCGAAGGGTTGGCCTTTGCCGCAACCATCCTGCTGCAATTGGTTACAGTTCTGACTGCTTCGCTAATTTTTGTGTTCAGTACTGATCCGGCGGATTTGATCACATCCCTGATTCAGTCCGGTTTGCCGTCATCACTTGCTTATGTCTGCGGCAGTCCTTTGCTCATGCTTTCGGCTATGCGGGCACGGGTGAAGACTATTCAAGATGCGCAAAGGGCGCGGGGCCTTGATTCCGAAGGGAGCTTCCTGAACAGGGCGCGTTCTATTGCCCCATTGATTTCCCCCCTGATTCTGGGAGCTTTTGCCGAGATTGAACAACGGGCCATTGGCCTTGAATTGCGTGGATTCAGCTCCAAGGGAGTCCGAACGTCTATACGGGTGGTCGCAGATTCCCCGGCGCAGCGGATTGGCAGATGTTTGATGTTGCTGCTTTGCGTGTTGCTCCTGATCTACAAAACAGTGCTTTATAGTTATGTCACCTATTGA
- a CDS encoding ABC transporter ATP-binding protein, producing the protein MSPIEIENFTYSYASSASPALHDLNFEIGAGEFVALIGANNSGKSTLCNALCGAVPQLYHGEFDGNVRVCGKDISATSLAELSESVALVMQHPERQLSGIRFTVAEEVGFSLENRGVDRAEILERVDEALVLTGLSNLAERSPHHLSGGQLQKVTLASALACDTPVLVLDEPTTFLDPMAARQVFEILDSLRSKGKTIVLAEQRLESIAIYADRVIAFHEGRIVLDGPPAEVLVSPLIKDIGLDWTRFSKVAELARKRARWAEGRALATTYGEVVEGLEVRNDN; encoded by the coding sequence ATGTCACCTATTGAGATTGAAAATTTTACCTACAGCTACGCTTCCTCGGCTTCTCCTGCCTTGCATGATTTGAATTTTGAAATCGGTGCAGGGGAATTCGTAGCCTTGATCGGAGCCAACAACAGCGGAAAATCAACGCTTTGCAATGCCCTGTGCGGAGCCGTTCCTCAGCTTTATCATGGTGAGTTTGATGGCAATGTACGTGTTTGCGGTAAAGATATTTCTGCCACTTCCTTGGCAGAACTGTCCGAATCCGTGGCTTTAGTCATGCAGCATCCTGAACGTCAGCTTTCGGGTATTCGTTTCACCGTTGCCGAGGAAGTCGGTTTCAGCCTTGAAAACCGGGGTGTGGACCGTGCTGAGATTTTAGAGCGCGTTGATGAAGCATTAGTTTTGACAGGGCTTTCAAATCTTGCCGAACGTTCTCCGCATCATCTCTCCGGCGGGCAATTGCAGAAAGTCACTCTTGCTTCTGCTCTGGCCTGCGATACACCTGTGCTTGTTCTTGATGAACCGACCACCTTTCTCGATCCCATGGCGGCGCGGCAGGTTTTTGAAATTTTGGACAGTTTGCGCAGTAAGGGGAAAACCATTGTCCTCGCTGAACAGCGTTTGGAAAGCATCGCCATTTATGCCGATCGGGTCATAGCCTTCCATGAAGGCAGGATCGTTTTGGACGGGCCGCCTGCTGAGGTCCTTGTCTCTCCGTTAATCAAGGATATCGGTTTGGACTGGACCCGTTTCAGTAAGGTTGCCGAACTGGCCCGGAAGCGAGCACGTTGGGCAGAAGGGCGGGCGCTGGCAACGACCTATGGTGAAGTTGTTGAAGGTCTGGAGGTTCGTAATGACAATTGA
- a CDS encoding ABC transporter ATP-binding protein, whose amino-acid sequence MTIEVTNLSFCYASGVEALKDISLTLNQGEIVALLGHNGSGKSTLVRHFNGLLHPTSGSVKVNGILTAEEKVSRLAGMVAMLFQNPDDQICKATVWDEIIFGPKNLGYEADRIQGLGERFLSSMGLQELKDCNPHDLGFSERKRLVMGSVLAMDTGIVVFDEPTAGLDSREILMLESEISKLRDAGRTVVVISHDMDFVAENCSRAICLEKGKKQFDGKVADLFMNNDLLERCGLLPPQVVQLGNHYGLQLDEITPQGFIDKMLG is encoded by the coding sequence ATGACAATTGAGGTAACGAATCTTTCTTTCTGCTACGCGTCCGGTGTTGAAGCTCTTAAAGATATTTCGTTGACTCTGAATCAGGGCGAAATTGTAGCTCTGCTCGGTCATAACGGCTCCGGTAAGAGCACGTTGGTCCGTCATTTCAACGGACTTCTGCATCCAACCAGCGGCAGTGTGAAAGTAAATGGTATTTTAACCGCTGAGGAGAAAGTTTCGCGGCTGGCAGGAATGGTTGCCATGCTTTTTCAGAATCCTGATGATCAGATATGCAAGGCAACTGTATGGGATGAAATTATTTTCGGACCAAAAAATCTGGGTTATGAAGCTGATCGTATCCAAGGACTGGGCGAGAGATTTTTGTCTTCAATGGGCCTGCAGGAACTGAAGGATTGTAATCCTCATGATCTTGGTTTCAGTGAACGTAAGCGTTTGGTCATGGGTTCGGTTCTGGCAATGGATACGGGTATAGTTGTTTTTGATGAACCGACTGCCGGACTTGATTCGCGCGAGATTCTGATGCTTGAGAGCGAAATTAGTAAGCTCAGGGATGCAGGGCGGACAGTGGTTGTTATCAGTCATGATATGGATTTTGTGGCTGAAAATTGTTCAAGGGCCATTTGTCTTGAGAAGGGTAAAAAACAGTTTGACGGAAAGGTTGCGGACCTTTTCATGAATAATGACTTGCTTGAGCGTTGCGGCCTGCTACCGCCGCAAGTTGTTCAGTTGGGCAACCATTATGGTTTGCAACTGGATGAAATCACTCCGCAGGGTTTCATCGACAAAATGCTGGGCTAA
- the ybaK gene encoding Cys-tRNA(Pro) deacylase encodes MTPAINIAKKKKIKFNVHEYEHDPSAEAYGKEAAEKLGVDPARVFKTLVAGSGKDLFVAVVPVMKMLDLKSLAKAVKVKKIAMADVKLVERTTGYVVGGVSPLGQKKLLPTVIDVSAENFETIYVSGGKRGLDIELSPQDLAGLLRGSFAEIAK; translated from the coding sequence ATGACACCTGCAATTAATATAGCTAAGAAAAAGAAAATAAAGTTTAACGTCCACGAATATGAACACGATCCGTCTGCCGAGGCTTACGGCAAGGAAGCAGCGGAAAAGCTGGGCGTTGATCCGGCTCGGGTCTTCAAGACGCTGGTAGCCGGAAGCGGGAAAGATCTCTTTGTAGCGGTAGTTCCGGTCATGAAAATGCTCGACCTGAAATCTCTGGCCAAGGCCGTGAAGGTCAAGAAAATAGCCATGGCTGACGTAAAGCTGGTTGAACGCACCACCGGATATGTGGTCGGCGGGGTAAGTCCGCTTGGGCAAAAGAAGTTGTTGCCCACGGTAATTGACGTCTCAGCAGAAAATTTTGAAACCATTTATGTGAGCGGTGGCAAGCGCGGTTTGGATATCGAGCTGAGTCCGCAGGATCTTGCTGGTTTACTGCGCGGTTCATTTGCTGAAATAGCAAAGTAG
- a CDS encoding sulfite exporter TauE/SafE family protein translates to MDFDSIFLVAMQSSLFLGLIHGINPCGHSWLVLAPFVYGEKNGKRVFSLTSAFILGTTLACLGIGLTLGSISLTIPDSLTYIVDIITVLILVILGAILIIKPELLHSHDHDHEHGEHDHHVHHQHDHDHGHSHHGCGCSCNHGKTSLRSVTVWGLFSIGFVNMIVPCPTVAIMYKYALDSGSVFKGTAVFGSYAVGTAIALGAVIYAIYRAASFVRTLEQDWVEPLVMRTAGVMTIAFAIYSYTTI, encoded by the coding sequence GTGGATTTTGATTCAATCTTTCTAGTTGCCATGCAGTCCAGCCTGTTTCTTGGTTTGATTCACGGGATCAACCCTTGCGGTCATTCATGGCTGGTGCTGGCTCCTTTTGTGTACGGCGAGAAGAACGGTAAACGGGTCTTTTCACTGACCAGTGCGTTCATTCTGGGGACGACTCTCGCCTGCCTCGGTATTGGGCTTACTCTGGGGTCTATATCCTTGACCATCCCGGACTCACTGACATACATCGTGGACATCATAACCGTCTTGATTCTGGTAATCTTGGGGGCAATCCTGATTATCAAGCCGGAACTGCTGCATAGCCATGACCATGATCATGAGCACGGGGAGCATGACCACCATGTTCACCATCAGCACGATCATGATCACGGTCATTCCCATCACGGTTGCGGATGTTCATGCAATCACGGGAAAACATCATTGCGCAGCGTGACCGTTTGGGGACTTTTTTCCATCGGGTTTGTGAATATGATCGTGCCGTGTCCTACTGTCGCTATCATGTATAAATATGCCCTTGATTCCGGCAGTGTCTTCAAGGGAACAGCGGTGTTCGGCAGTTATGCCGTGGGAACCGCTATTGCGCTTGGGGCTGTGATCTATGCCATTTACCGGGCGGCATCATTTGTACGCACCCTTGAACAGGATTGGGTGGAGCCTCTGGTAATGCGTACTGCCGGGGTGATGACCATCGCATTCGCGATATACAGTTACACAACTATTTAA
- a CDS encoding MarR family transcriptional regulator produces MLDKLNHAVIEFYEKLSSWEHDVVREKGLTLPQMHTLEVLGIHKAMRMKELAQRMGITTGTLTVLVDRLEDKEFVCRKPHQTDRRSIIVELTESGQEMFEEHDRLHLRLIEELTSEFSEEEKVILLGCIEKMNSAF; encoded by the coding sequence GTGCTCGACAAGCTCAACCATGCGGTGATTGAATTTTACGAAAAGCTTTCTTCATGGGAGCATGATGTGGTCCGTGAAAAAGGGCTGACCCTGCCCCAGATGCATACCCTTGAAGTGCTCGGCATTCATAAGGCTATGCGTATGAAGGAACTGGCCCAGCGCATGGGTATTACCACCGGAACCCTGACTGTGCTGGTAGACCGCCTTGAAGATAAAGAGTTTGTCTGCCGTAAACCGCACCAGACCGATCGTCGTTCCATTATCGTTGAGCTTACTGAGAGCGGGCAGGAAATGTTCGAGGAGCATGACCGGCTGCACCTACGACTCATAGAAGAGTTGACCTCTGAATTTTCTGAAGAAGAAAAAGTGATCCTGCTCGGCTGTATTGAAAAAATGAATAGTGCGTTTTAG
- a CDS encoding ribonucleoside triphosphate reductase produces the protein MPKQILKRDGCLESWSTERISEAIFKALKASGIKDPLLSKRLGRKVEEKLIDVDVPEQEMVQDMVQLVLMENRLYSVAERYIIYREKRRELRRQDETYLDIAGTIESYLDRSDWRVNENSNMGHSFQGLMLHMSGAVQARYCLEKYPEEIRLAHEHGYFHIHDLSFGLAGYCAGWSLRDLLLDGFGLKGRCSSGPAKHFDSITGQMVNFLGTLQNEWAGAQAFNNVDTYLAPFVRHDGLDYDRVKQMVQKLIFNLNTTSRWGGQSPFTNFTFDMVPPKHIANEPVIIGGEFQDTTYGEYEVEMEMINRAFVEVMLEGDSDGRIFSFPIPTYNVTPDFPWESEVGELLLQMTAKYGAPYFQNFINSDLNPEDVRSMCCRLQMDLREIRKKTGGLFGAGDLTGSIGVVTLNLPKLAYLAQGEEDFLDLISEYATQAKDSLEYKRKLVSANFENGMFPFSQRYLKNGFKGHFSTIGLIGGNEACHNLLGKGIDTPSGSRLMQRVLHHLRDLTVQFQEETGNLFNLEATPGEGTCYRLAKIDKNLYADIYTSGSDTPYYTNSTLLPVGATEDVVYALEHQNDLQTLYNGGTVFHSFLGEAVPDTTALKNFIIKAMTNTKIPYISVTPTFSVCEDHGYLYGEHFECPECGKDAEVYTRIVGYYRPVNRWNKGKQEEYRERTEYSYSSCTCG, from the coding sequence ATGCCCAAACAAATTCTCAAACGTGACGGTTGTCTCGAATCATGGTCCACTGAGCGAATCTCAGAAGCAATTTTTAAAGCTTTGAAAGCCAGCGGAATCAAAGATCCTCTGCTGAGTAAGCGTCTTGGCCGCAAGGTTGAGGAAAAGCTCATCGATGTTGATGTTCCTGAACAGGAAATGGTTCAGGACATGGTTCAGCTCGTTCTCATGGAGAACCGTCTTTACTCTGTAGCCGAACGCTACATCATATATCGCGAAAAACGTCGCGAACTGCGCCGTCAGGATGAAACCTACCTCGATATCGCCGGAACCATTGAAAGCTACCTTGACCGTTCCGACTGGCGCGTAAATGAAAACTCCAACATGGGCCATTCCTTTCAGGGATTGATGCTGCACATGTCCGGAGCTGTTCAGGCCCGTTACTGCCTTGAAAAATATCCTGAGGAAATCAGGCTTGCCCACGAGCATGGCTATTTTCATATCCATGACCTTTCTTTCGGCCTTGCCGGATACTGCGCAGGCTGGTCCCTGCGTGACCTGCTGCTGGACGGTTTCGGCCTTAAGGGACGTTGCTCTTCCGGTCCTGCAAAGCATTTCGATTCCATCACCGGACAGATGGTGAACTTCCTCGGCACTCTCCAGAACGAGTGGGCCGGTGCTCAGGCTTTCAACAACGTTGATACCTACCTCGCTCCCTTTGTCCGTCATGACGGTCTGGATTATGACCGCGTGAAGCAGATGGTGCAGAAGCTTATTTTCAACCTGAACACCACCTCCCGTTGGGGCGGCCAGAGCCCGTTCACTAACTTCACTTTTGATATGGTTCCGCCCAAGCACATTGCTAATGAGCCGGTAATCATCGGTGGAGAGTTCCAGGATACCACTTACGGTGAATACGAAGTGGAAATGGAGATGATCAACCGTGCATTCGTTGAAGTCATGCTTGAAGGTGACTCCGACGGCCGTATCTTCTCCTTCCCTATCCCCACCTACAACGTTACCCCGGATTTTCCGTGGGAAAGTGAAGTGGGCGAGCTGCTGCTGCAGATGACCGCCAAGTATGGCGCACCCTATTTCCAGAACTTCATCAACTCCGACCTCAATCCCGAGGACGTTCGCTCCATGTGCTGCCGTCTGCAGATGGACCTGCGTGAAATCCGCAAGAAAACCGGTGGCCTGTTCGGCGCCGGAGACCTTACCGGTTCCATCGGTGTTGTTACTCTGAACCTGCCCAAGCTGGCTTATCTTGCACAGGGTGAGGAAGATTTCCTCGATCTGATCTCCGAATACGCCACTCAGGCCAAGGATTCTCTGGAGTACAAGCGTAAGCTGGTTTCCGCCAATTTTGAGAACGGCATGTTCCCCTTCTCTCAGCGTTACCTGAAGAACGGTTTCAAGGGGCATTTCTCAACCATCGGCCTGATCGGTGGTAACGAAGCCTGCCACAACCTGCTGGGTAAAGGCATCGATACCCCCTCCGGTTCCCGTTTGATGCAGAGGGTTCTGCATCACCTGCGCGACCTGACTGTTCAGTTTCAGGAGGAAACAGGCAACCTCTTCAATCTTGAAGCTACTCCGGGTGAAGGTACCTGCTACCGTCTGGCCAAGATCGACAAGAATCTCTATGCCGATATCTACACTTCCGGTAGTGATACCCCGTACTACACCAACTCCACCCTGCTGCCCGTAGGTGCTACCGAGGACGTTGTTTACGCTCTTGAACACCAAAACGATCTGCAGACCCTGTACAACGGGGGAACAGTGTTCCATTCCTTCCTCGGTGAAGCAGTTCCGGATACCACCGCACTGAAAAACTTCATCATCAAGGCTATGACCAACACCAAGATTCCTTACATCTCGGTAACCCCGACCTTCTCTGTCTGTGAAGATCACGGCTACCTTTACGGTGAGCACTTCGAATGCCCTGAGTGCGGTAAAGATGCTGAGGTTTATACCCGCATCGTCGGTTACTACCGCCCGGTTAACCGCTGGAACAAGGGTAAACAGGAAGAGTATCGCGAAAGGACTGAGTATAGCTACAGTTCATGTACTTGTGGCTAG